From the Candidatus Peribacteria bacterium genome, one window contains:
- a CDS encoding GspE/PulE family protein has product MTHPDFSSLDGEQLLDKLQQYCTEIGVSDIHTSPEKDHVRLEIRLRGMLDELSPMTHANYEAFVRRIKFVSKLKLNITNIPQDGQYTFGTEENGQKRIVNVRVATLPSRFGETITLRLLDPKRGIIPLQDLGFPGDMVTQLQNIAKLPHGLVLVTGPTGSGKTTTLYSLLSTVIGTARNIITLEDPVEYEIKGIVQSEIDPDHGFTFASGLRSVLRHDPNIVLVGEIRDLETAQTAIDAALTGHLVLSTLHTNSAIEAIPRLLSMGVSPYTFAPALRAILAQRLIRTLSPEVKAAGTYDPADPASYSGRMTLPELLTISPAMRDMILVQERAELMEEQARKDGYMTMKEWGKMLVEQGITSQEEIARVTS; this is encoded by the coding sequence ATGACTCATCCTGACTTTTCCAGCCTCGACGGCGAGCAACTTCTGGACAAACTCCAGCAATATTGCACCGAAATCGGCGTGTCCGATATTCACACCTCGCCGGAAAAGGATCACGTCCGCCTGGAAATCCGTCTGCGCGGTATGCTCGATGAACTCAGTCCCATGACCCATGCGAACTACGAGGCTTTTGTCCGTCGCATCAAGTTCGTCTCGAAGCTGAAACTGAACATCACCAATATTCCGCAGGACGGTCAGTACACATTCGGCACCGAAGAAAACGGACAGAAGCGCATTGTGAACGTTCGTGTCGCCACGCTCCCGTCTCGCTTTGGTGAAACCATTACTCTCCGTCTGCTTGATCCGAAGCGCGGTATTATTCCGCTCCAGGATCTCGGCTTCCCGGGAGACATGGTCACACAGCTGCAGAACATTGCAAAGCTGCCACACGGACTTGTGCTTGTGACCGGACCGACCGGCTCCGGAAAAACGACGACGCTCTACTCCCTTCTGTCGACAGTGATCGGCACGGCCAGAAACATCATCACCCTGGAAGATCCGGTCGAATATGAAATCAAAGGCATTGTGCAGAGCGAGATCGATCCGGACCACGGATTCACATTTGCATCCGGCCTCCGCTCCGTTCTCCGCCACGACCCGAACATTGTGCTCGTCGGAGAAATCCGCGATCTGGAAACCGCACAAACCGCGATTGATGCCGCGCTCACGGGTCACTTGGTGCTCTCTACACTTCATACAAACTCCGCAATTGAAGCGATTCCGCGCCTTCTGTCTATGGGCGTTAGCCCCTATACATTCGCGCCGGCTCTCCGCGCCATCCTGGCACAGCGCCTCATCCGCACACTCTCACCGGAAGTCAAAGCAGCAGGAACCTACGACCCGGCTGACCCGGCAAGCTACAGCGGCCGCATGACACTCCCGGAACTCCTGACCATCAGCCCGGCCATGCGCGATATGATTCTCGTGCAGGAACGCGCGGAACTGATGGAGGAACAGGCACGCAAAGATGGCTATATGACGATGAAAGAATGGGGAAAGATGCTCGTCGAACAGGGGATTACGAGTCAGGAGGAGATTGCGAGAGTAACGTCGTAA
- a CDS encoding nitroreductase family protein yields MIYPHKPAPADFPIADIFVERWSPRAMSEQPIEEEKIQTLFEAARWAPSSSNLQPWHYIYATKDDGAMRLALESLLAEGNSWAKHAYLLLISFAYTKRKKSDGTFADNYHHLHDTGAATYSIALQCEPLGLVGHQMAGFDMTKANELLGVPADYVPGSMMAIGYPADVSILPEPNRSKESALRQRKTQEEFVYHGRWSN; encoded by the coding sequence ATGATCTATCCTCACAAACCCGCGCCGGCAGACTTTCCCATCGCAGATATTTTTGTGGAGCGCTGGAGTCCGCGTGCGATGAGTGAACAGCCGATTGAAGAGGAAAAGATACAGACGCTTTTTGAGGCAGCGCGCTGGGCGCCATCGAGCAGCAATCTGCAGCCGTGGCACTATATCTACGCAACGAAAGATGATGGTGCTATGCGCCTTGCACTGGAATCACTGCTCGCAGAAGGAAACAGCTGGGCGAAACATGCGTATCTGCTCCTGATTTCTTTTGCGTACACCAAGCGTAAAAAGTCGGATGGCACGTTTGCGGACAATTATCATCATCTGCATGACACCGGAGCCGCGACCTATTCGATTGCGCTGCAGTGTGAGCCGCTCGGGCTTGTCGGTCACCAGATGGCGGGATTTGATATGACGAAGGCAAATGAGCTGCTCGGTGTTCCCGCGGATTACGTACCGGGTTCTATGATGGCAATCGGCTATCCTGCAGATGTCTCGATTCTTCCGGAGCCGAATCGCTCAAAAGAAAGTGCGCTACGACAGCGCAAAACGCAGGAGGAGTTTGTCTATCACGGACGTTGGTCCAACTGA
- a CDS encoding RluA family pseudouridine synthase: MSMHEWIVEHPARLDIFLANQNVVISRVKAKDVVKAGHVMVNGRIVRKVALVLDIGDKVEMSETEEPVTETRLEAADLKMTVLYEDDACLVVSKPEGRSVHPGAGMPPDEVTVLHGIVHLFAERKIPFSSSAVLVHRLDKETTGCLLIAKTPEAHKFLQKQFEDRTVKKTYLAIVAGIPDPPTAMIDAAIGRSTSNRTKMTIFGSSSKTREARTTYTTLDATKDAALLACDLHTGRTHQIRVHLNGVGYPILGDPTYLSSLSEKLEREYDIHDLCLHAWKLSFVSPADHKEHSVIAEPSAAFQESLKKIGLKL; encoded by the coding sequence ATGTCTATGCACGAATGGATTGTCGAACACCCGGCTCGCCTGGATATTTTTTTGGCCAACCAAAATGTCGTTATTAGCCGTGTGAAGGCAAAAGACGTGGTCAAAGCTGGACATGTGATGGTCAACGGACGCATTGTGCGGAAAGTCGCGCTCGTGCTCGATATTGGCGATAAAGTCGAAATGTCTGAGACGGAAGAACCGGTGACCGAAACCCGGCTGGAAGCTGCTGATTTGAAGATGACTGTGTTGTATGAGGACGATGCATGTCTGGTTGTGAGCAAGCCCGAAGGCCGCTCGGTGCATCCGGGAGCAGGAATGCCGCCCGATGAAGTGACGGTCCTTCATGGAATCGTGCATCTGTTTGCAGAGCGCAAGATCCCCTTCTCCAGCTCGGCTGTACTCGTGCATCGCCTGGATAAAGAGACGACCGGTTGTCTCTTGATTGCAAAAACGCCGGAGGCTCACAAATTTTTGCAGAAACAGTTTGAAGATCGCACAGTGAAGAAAACATATCTCGCGATTGTGGCCGGTATCCCCGACCCACCTACTGCGATGATTGATGCGGCGATCGGACGTTCGACATCGAACAGAACCAAGATGACGATTTTCGGATCATCATCCAAAACCCGTGAGGCACGCACGACGTATACCACACTCGATGCAACGAAAGATGCAGCACTGCTTGCATGCGATCTCCACACCGGCCGCACACACCAGATCCGTGTGCATCTCAATGGCGTCGGCTATCCGATTCTCGGAGATCCGACCTATCTGTCTTCCCTTAGCGAAAAACTGGAACGCGAGTATGACATTCATGATTTGTGTCTGCATGCATGGAAGCTGTCGTTCGTGTCCCCTGCCGATCACAAAGAACACAGTGTTATTGCCGAGCCGTCGGCGGCATTTCAGGAATCGCTGAAAAAGATCGGATTAAAGCTCTAA
- the tyrS gene encoding tyrosine--tRNA ligase: MTKDGLLTRGIAKVIPQKLAEEKLASGKKLRMYWGIDPTGANIHLGHAVPLRKMQAFADAGHEVIFLVGSFTAMIGDPSGRDAMREPLTKKQVEKNFQDYKKQASKVLNFKKIKVAYNHKWLEKLSFKDILKLTSEFTVNQMMERDMFERRLKEGMPVSLTEFMYPLMVGYDSVMLDVDVELGGTDQEFNMLAGRTLQKAFGKREKFIMTMKLLEGTDGRKMSKSYDNCIYLTDSAKDMFGKTLSIKDELITTYMECCTDISMEEIADVEKAMKKGANPKEFKVRLAKELVTMYHSKKEADAAEEEFSNVFAKGGVPDDMPEVKAEKGELLIDLLVRAKILTSKSEARRLIEQKAVTMNETLVEAFDVVAEAGVTKVGKRKFVRIG; this comes from the coding sequence ATGACAAAAGACGGGCTACTGACAAGGGGCATCGCGAAAGTTATTCCGCAAAAACTGGCGGAAGAAAAACTGGCATCCGGAAAAAAACTCCGCATGTACTGGGGTATTGATCCGACCGGCGCAAACATTCACCTCGGTCACGCAGTGCCACTCCGCAAAATGCAGGCATTTGCCGATGCTGGTCACGAAGTTATTTTCCTCGTTGGAAGTTTTACCGCCATGATTGGTGATCCATCCGGCAGAGATGCGATGCGTGAGCCGCTCACAAAAAAGCAGGTGGAGAAAAATTTTCAGGATTACAAAAAGCAAGCATCGAAAGTTTTGAACTTCAAGAAAATCAAAGTTGCCTACAACCACAAGTGGCTCGAGAAATTGTCCTTCAAAGATATTCTGAAACTGACATCCGAATTCACCGTGAACCAGATGATGGAGCGCGACATGTTTGAACGCAGATTAAAAGAGGGGATGCCTGTCTCTCTCACAGAATTCATGTATCCGCTGATGGTGGGTTACGATTCCGTGATGCTCGATGTCGATGTCGAACTCGGTGGTACCGATCAAGAATTTAATATGCTCGCTGGTCGCACATTGCAGAAAGCTTTTGGGAAGCGCGAGAAATTTATTATGACCATGAAGCTGCTCGAAGGAACGGATGGCCGCAAAATGAGCAAGTCCTACGACAACTGCATTTACCTGACAGATAGCGCAAAGGACATGTTCGGAAAAACGCTCAGCATCAAAGATGAGCTGATCACCACCTACATGGAATGCTGCACCGATATTTCCATGGAAGAAATCGCAGACGTAGAAAAAGCGATGAAGAAAGGTGCAAACCCGAAAGAATTCAAAGTGCGTTTGGCAAAAGAACTCGTGACGATGTATCACTCCAAAAAAGAAGCGGATGCCGCTGAAGAAGAATTTAGCAACGTGTTTGCAAAGGGAGGAGTGCCGGATGACATGCCGGAAGTGAAAGCAGAGAAAGGGGAGCTACTCATTGATCTTCTCGTCCGCGCAAAAATCCTGACATCAAAATCAGAAGCGCGGAGATTGATTGAACAGAAGGCGGTGACGATGAATGAGACACTTGTCGAAGCGTTTGATGTTGTTGCGGAAGCGGGTGTGACGAAAGTGGGGAAGAGGAAGTTTGTGAGGATTGGATAA
- a CDS encoding DsbA family protein codes for MATTPTGNPWFASTVGLAGLIVGYVIATGMQGFGPTSLGATNNPSVPAAPTDQQAPVVPPTNDTPPTGGEDAPYLGEDDATVTVVEFTDYQCPFCQRHFQQTFDQIKTNYVDTGKIKYVSRHYPLGFHPNAQKASEAAACAEDQDKFWEMHEELFNKQSEWSNLSAADAAAKFKEYAKDVGVNAGTFATCLDTGAKTAYVQADLAAGSASGIDGTPGFWILGPDDQSQKISGAYPFATFQSAIDGMLD; via the coding sequence ATGGCCACTACACCCACTGGCAACCCTTGGTTTGCTTCCACAGTCGGTCTTGCAGGATTGATTGTCGGATATGTCATTGCAACAGGCATGCAGGGATTCGGTCCCACCAGCCTTGGTGCAACCAATAACCCGTCTGTTCCCGCTGCACCGACGGATCAGCAGGCTCCTGTTGTTCCTCCGACCAACGACACTCCTCCGACAGGTGGTGAAGATGCTCCGTACCTTGGTGAAGATGATGCAACGGTGACTGTTGTTGAATTTACAGACTATCAGTGTCCGTTCTGTCAGCGTCATTTCCAGCAGACGTTTGATCAGATCAAGACGAACTACGTCGACACAGGCAAAATCAAGTACGTCAGCCGTCACTACCCTCTTGGCTTCCATCCGAATGCACAGAAAGCATCTGAAGCTGCTGCGTGCGCAGAAGATCAGGATAAGTTCTGGGAAATGCATGAAGAGCTCTTCAATAAGCAGAGCGAGTGGTCCAACCTCTCTGCTGCTGACGCTGCTGCGAAGTTCAAGGAATACGCAAAAGATGTTGGTGTGAACGCAGGTACATTTGCCACCTGTCTCGATACCGGTGCAAAGACCGCGTACGTCCAGGCTGATCTGGCTGCAGGATCTGCATCCGGCATCGACGGCACACCGGGCTTCTGGATTCTTGGTCCGGATGATCAGAGTCAGAAGATCAGCGGTGCGTATCCGTTTGCAACATTCCAGTCTGCAATCGACGGTATGCTCGACTAA
- a CDS encoding tyrosine-type recombinase/integrase, with amino-acid sequence MKTPPPLLSSAIERYLQFLQTEENKSRLTITNYRQSLDLLTALLPIKSVKDFDKMVIRDYKQALSDFRTRQNGEMAVRTRNHHLTVLRAFLRYLIQEEEMDVYPPDRIKRFKEEQRQVKVLTGEELERLRGAPDTDTREGKRDSAILELFFSTGLRLAELRSLNVKDLNYNTREISVRGKRSKIRVVFLSDSAVDALKDYMLSRTDHLTPLFIRHPERATDIMPPGEEFRLSRISIYNIVKKYALAAGIVSNPSPHTLRHSFATDLLRNGADLRSVQELLGHKDLSTTQIYTHVTNPQLKEVHQKFHGK; translated from the coding sequence ATGAAAACTCCTCCCCCGCTACTCTCATCGGCTATCGAACGGTACTTACAATTTTTACAAACAGAAGAGAATAAATCGCGTCTCACTATCACCAATTACCGTCAGTCGCTTGATCTGCTTACTGCACTACTTCCGATCAAATCTGTCAAAGATTTTGATAAAATGGTCATTCGTGACTACAAGCAGGCTCTCAGTGATTTCCGCACACGACAGAACGGGGAAATGGCTGTACGAACACGAAATCATCACCTCACGGTACTCCGTGCATTCCTCCGCTACCTCATCCAGGAAGAAGAAATGGACGTCTACCCCCCTGACCGCATAAAACGGTTCAAAGAGGAGCAGCGACAGGTGAAGGTCTTAACCGGAGAAGAGCTGGAGAGACTCAGGGGAGCGCCTGACACCGATACGAGAGAGGGCAAGAGGGATAGCGCCATCCTCGAACTCTTTTTTTCGACCGGTTTGCGTCTCGCGGAGCTGCGGTCGCTCAACGTCAAAGACCTGAACTACAACACCCGTGAAATTTCCGTTCGCGGAAAGCGCAGCAAAATCCGCGTCGTTTTCCTCTCCGACAGTGCAGTCGATGCATTGAAGGATTACATGCTGAGTCGCACGGATCATCTGACTCCCCTGTTCATCCGCCATCCCGAAAGAGCCACAGACATTATGCCGCCGGGAGAAGAATTCCGGTTATCACGCATCAGTATCTACAACATTGTCAAAAAATATGCGCTGGCAGCCGGCATTGTCTCGAACCCGTCCCCACACACACTGCGTCATTCCTTTGCAACGGATCTTCTCCGTAACGGTGCTGATCTGCGCTCTGTGCAGGAATTGCTCGGGCATAAAGATCTATCCACCACGCAGATCTACACACACGTCACAAATCCTCAGTTGAAGGAGGTGCATCAGAAGTTTCACGGAAAGTAA
- a CDS encoding YdcF family protein, with protein MKKILLPLWRVALLLFWVSVSVVMVIIILVGGSYMQVKSHFTGNGTLPADCALVFGAAIYGNLPGPAIIRRVTTAADLYKDGKVHTLILSGGRGEGNTLSEAAIMRQEAVRYGVLAKDIVIEDQSHSTWENLLHSQNLTSQCSSVVGVSDAYHLARIEKIAERQGWTHFGTVPAGTRPPEMSEHQSVLRETFAYLYYALWMDHWITKETLQRNFERPRVRTLYR; from the coding sequence GTGAAGAAAATTCTGCTTCCTCTCTGGCGTGTGGCACTGCTGCTTTTCTGGGTGAGCGTGAGCGTGGTCATGGTTATTATTATTTTGGTTGGAGGATCGTATATGCAGGTTAAAAGCCATTTTACGGGTAATGGAACATTGCCGGCTGACTGTGCTCTCGTCTTTGGCGCGGCGATTTACGGAAACCTTCCCGGTCCCGCTATCATTCGTCGTGTGACTACTGCTGCAGATCTCTATAAAGACGGAAAAGTGCACACACTGATTTTGAGTGGAGGCAGGGGAGAGGGGAACACGCTGAGTGAGGCGGCAATTATGCGACAGGAAGCAGTGCGTTACGGCGTACTCGCAAAAGATATTGTGATTGAGGACCAGTCACATTCCACATGGGAAAATTTACTCCATTCCCAAAACTTGACATCTCAGTGTTCATCGGTTGTAGGTGTCAGTGATGCCTATCACTTGGCTCGTATCGAAAAGATCGCGGAGCGGCAGGGGTGGACCCACTTTGGAACGGTACCGGCGGGGACACGTCCGCCGGAAATGAGTGAACACCAGAGTGTGCTGCGAGAAACATTTGCGTATTTGTATTATGCGCTGTGGATGGATCACTGGATCACCAAAGAGACATTACAGAGAAACTTTGAAAGACCCCGCGTCAGGACCTTGTATAGGTAA
- a CDS encoding phosphoglycerate kinase, with product MPTYPTLSEADLNGKRVLLRAGFDLPIEDGVVTDITRVEALVPTMRYILDHGASLILMSHQGRPKGRANPAFTQRPLIPVLEKLLGTTVHFAPMSTGGETYAQAMELKAGEVLLLENLRFDPREELNDEAFAKQLASLGDVYVNDAFTNCHRAHASMIGIPRLLPSYMGLQLEQEVLHLSKVTENPARPLALIISGAKMETKIPVIQFFLGKGDDILLGGAMANTFIAATGKDVGSSLFEADYGESAREMLVHSDGARIHVPADVIVAPAMTQEAESSTVSVDAIPHTQAIYDLGEKTVDAYIAAIEKAATIVWNGPLGVYEIEQFAGASLRIATAVSDATKRGAVTIIGGGDTIDLHTKYNLSLDAYTFVSTGGGAMLEFVSGQELPALTALRN from the coding sequence ATGCCTACGTATCCCACACTTTCCGAAGCAGATCTGAACGGTAAACGGGTGCTGCTTCGTGCTGGTTTTGATTTGCCGATTGAAGACGGTGTTGTCACCGATATCACGAGAGTGGAAGCTCTCGTACCGACCATGCGTTATATTTTGGATCACGGAGCGTCACTCATTCTGATGTCGCATCAGGGGCGGCCGAAGGGCAGAGCGAATCCTGCATTCACCCAGCGTCCCCTTATCCCCGTTCTCGAAAAACTGCTCGGGACGACCGTACACTTTGCACCGATGTCGACCGGTGGTGAAACGTATGCACAGGCGATGGAATTAAAAGCGGGGGAGGTGCTGTTGCTCGAAAATCTGCGGTTTGATCCGCGGGAAGAGCTGAATGATGAGGCGTTTGCCAAACAGCTTGCGAGTCTGGGCGATGTGTATGTGAACGATGCGTTCACGAATTGCCACCGTGCACATGCCAGTATGATCGGTATTCCACGGCTGCTTCCTTCCTATATGGGATTGCAGCTGGAGCAGGAAGTCCTGCATCTTTCCAAGGTAACCGAGAATCCTGCCCGCCCGCTTGCGCTCATTATCAGCGGCGCAAAAATGGAAACAAAGATTCCGGTCATTCAGTTCTTCCTCGGAAAAGGCGACGACATTCTGCTTGGTGGTGCCATGGCCAACACGTTCATTGCAGCGACCGGAAAAGACGTCGGCTCCTCCTTGTTTGAAGCGGATTATGGAGAGAGTGCCAGAGAAATGCTTGTGCATTCTGACGGTGCGCGCATTCATGTTCCGGCTGATGTGATTGTTGCCCCTGCGATGACGCAGGAAGCAGAGTCGTCCACTGTCTCTGTTGATGCTATCCCGCACACACAGGCAATTTATGACCTTGGCGAAAAAACGGTGGATGCGTATATTGCCGCGATTGAAAAGGCTGCCACCATCGTCTGGAACGGACCGCTCGGTGTGTATGAAATAGAGCAGTTTGCCGGTGCCAGCCTGCGCATTGCCACAGCTGTCAGTGATGCCACCAAGCGTGGTGCTGTCACGATCATCGGTGGTGGTGACACGATCGACCTTCATACGAAATACAATCTGTCACTTGATGCCTATACATTCGTGAGTACTGGCGGCGGCGCCATGCTCGAATTTGTATCGGGTCAGGAATTACCGGCGCTTACTGCATTGCGTAATTAG
- a CDS encoding undecaprenyl/decaprenyl-phosphate alpha-N-acetylglucosaminyl 1-phosphate transferase produces the protein MTPLLTSPLLAGLLCVCLHLLALRMFPRMGLLDFPERYGLIRARLPYPTGILGVLTFLIVYALMNYGVWTMQHAGLVIGVLLLGISCFTDDRRQLSPGTRLLFQVLIALLIFATGTRIYTLTNPLGDSFLKLDTWIVGVPYFGTLPIWSGVFTVVWLMLTINALNWFDGIPGQVSILSVIGFLTIGLLSLSSRVNQPELALLAFILAGIAIACFLFDVPPPRVVLGDSGSMFFGLMLGTLTIFAGGKVATAFLVLGVPLIDSFFVIMRRILQGKSPMKGSQSGEHLHHRLLAKGWSPRQVIALTASIGLLFGSTALFLSSFQKLIAALCLFLLMLGLSWYSAPKSIDRP, from the coding sequence GTGACTCCCCTTTTGACCTCTCCCCTCCTTGCAGGACTTCTCTGTGTCTGTCTGCATCTTCTTGCACTGCGCATGTTTCCGCGCATGGGACTGCTTGATTTCCCGGAACGCTACGGACTGATCCGCGCCCGTCTCCCCTACCCCACCGGTATCCTCGGGGTTCTCACGTTTTTGATTGTGTATGCACTGATGAACTATGGCGTATGGACCATGCAACACGCAGGATTGGTCATTGGGGTGCTGCTCCTCGGAATCAGCTGTTTTACAGATGACCGCCGCCAGCTTTCCCCCGGGACACGACTACTGTTTCAGGTACTGATCGCACTGCTGATTTTCGCAACAGGCACACGCATTTACACACTGACCAATCCTCTCGGCGATTCCTTTTTGAAGCTGGATACGTGGATAGTCGGCGTGCCGTATTTCGGCACCCTTCCCATCTGGAGCGGCGTCTTTACAGTTGTGTGGCTGATGCTCACTATCAACGCACTCAACTGGTTTGATGGCATTCCGGGACAGGTGTCGATTCTCTCCGTGATCGGATTTCTGACGATCGGCCTCCTTTCACTTTCGTCCCGTGTGAATCAGCCAGAACTGGCTCTCCTCGCATTCATTCTTGCTGGTATCGCTATCGCCTGTTTTCTGTTTGATGTGCCGCCACCCCGCGTGGTCCTTGGAGACAGTGGATCAATGTTCTTCGGACTGATGCTTGGGACGCTGACCATTTTTGCAGGCGGTAAAGTCGCAACTGCATTCCTCGTTCTTGGCGTGCCGCTCATCGACAGTTTCTTTGTGATTATGCGCCGCATTCTGCAGGGAAAATCCCCCATGAAAGGAAGTCAGTCCGGCGAACATCTGCATCACCGGCTCCTCGCGAAAGGCTGGTCACCACGTCAGGTTATTGCCCTCACAGCATCCATCGGATTACTTTTTGGATCGACGGCACTGTTCCTCAGTTCCTTCCAGAAACTCATCGCCGCTCTTTGTCTGTTTCTGCTGATGCTTGGGCTTTCGTGGTACAGCGCACCAAAATCAATTGATCGTCCATAA
- a CDS encoding M23 family metallopeptidase — translation MHLTKIKSAKKAGFSKKVIRRRKDPPKQTIAYMKQKSSFLVAVLSLVAFITGNMVGEHGWYAFWKAALGNYDDSLIAYTGTVPPIAYVPDYSKWSTYGGNAEENTYRQIPQDLLIPLPAYDSQHERTKSGDEGGDVYSVAYMGDYDKGIEGKGSHPGVDIRVPVGTPIRSIANGVVTVVKNDSNGFGQLIVIRHPHMPDPSNPDYETVLHSVYAHLSAQLVAVGDTVQKGQQIGLSGKTGDASGPHLHFQVDRDEAPWHPYWPFTGEELRQANLNTYTAVNKGFKQDIAYQYTVNPSVVAQMNYPAAKYKQSAPTTVASNTVKKPTTVVKATEPKLTAAQLAAKRRADRVALAATRPVVTQTVATATKPTVIQKQTVVSGTQPAEALAPAPVIVAAPPVKTIHTITIETASKYTERKWQTVRLTLKDADNKTISGESLSQKVYMRTAYGDAEFEPAVLTGKDFKNGVATVQMLPRGQRTVVIQLQPLNILSSPVQYAGE, via the coding sequence ATGCACCTAACGAAGATCAAATCGGCAAAGAAAGCAGGTTTTTCAAAAAAAGTGATTCGCCGCCGGAAAGATCCGCCGAAGCAGACGATTGCGTACATGAAACAGAAGTCATCATTCCTGGTGGCCGTATTGTCGCTCGTCGCGTTTATTACAGGAAACATGGTAGGGGAGCATGGATGGTACGCTTTCTGGAAAGCAGCACTTGGTAACTACGATGATAGTCTGATCGCCTACACCGGAACAGTCCCTCCGATTGCGTATGTCCCGGATTATTCCAAGTGGTCGACCTACGGAGGAAATGCAGAGGAAAATACCTACCGCCAGATTCCGCAGGATCTTCTTATTCCGCTTCCGGCATACGATTCCCAGCATGAGCGGACGAAGAGCGGTGATGAAGGAGGAGATGTCTACTCCGTTGCCTACATGGGAGATTACGATAAGGGTATTGAAGGAAAGGGCAGTCACCCGGGTGTCGATATCCGTGTTCCGGTCGGCACTCCTATCCGCTCGATTGCAAATGGTGTTGTGACGGTTGTGAAAAATGATTCCAATGGATTCGGTCAGTTAATCGTCATCCGCCACCCGCACATGCCGGATCCGTCCAATCCTGATTACGAAACAGTGCTCCACTCCGTGTATGCTCACTTGAGTGCACAGCTTGTCGCTGTTGGTGACACTGTGCAGAAGGGTCAGCAGATCGGACTCTCCGGTAAAACCGGTGATGCATCCGGCCCGCACCTCCACTTCCAGGTCGACCGTGATGAAGCTCCGTGGCATCCGTACTGGCCGTTTACCGGTGAGGAACTGCGTCAGGCCAATCTGAATACCTACACTGCCGTCAATAAAGGATTCAAGCAGGACATTGCCTATCAGTACACGGTAAACCCGTCTGTGGTCGCACAGATGAACTATCCTGCTGCAAAGTATAAGCAGTCAGCTCCAACAACTGTTGCATCTAATACTGTCAAAAAGCCGACAACCGTTGTGAAAGCGACGGAACCGAAACTGACTGCTGCACAGCTTGCAGCCAAGCGCCGCGCAGACCGCGTTGCTCTTGCAGCGACCCGTCCGGTTGTGACGCAGACCGTTGCAACTGCTACAAAGCCGACGGTCATTCAGAAGCAAACAGTGGTTTCCGGTACACAGCCGGCTGAAGCACTCGCTCCCGCTCCGGTTATTGTCGCTGCTCCTCCGGTCAAAACCATTCACACAATTACGATTGAAACAGCTTCCAAATATACAGAACGCAAATGGCAGACGGTTCGTCTGACTCTCAAGGATGCAGACAATAAGACAATCTCCGGAGAGTCACTCTCCCAGAAAGTCTACATGCGTACCGCCTACGGTGACGCTGAATTCGAGCCAGCCGTGCTCACAGGGAAAGACTTCAAGAACGGTGTTGCGACTGTGCAGATGCTCCCGCGCGGACAGCGTACGGTTGTCATCCAGCTTCAGCCTCTGAATATTCTGAGCAGCCCGGTGCAGTACGCCGGGGAATAA